A DNA window from Polyodon spathula isolate WHYD16114869_AA chromosome 18, ASM1765450v1, whole genome shotgun sequence contains the following coding sequences:
- the LOC121331181 gene encoding putative HLA class I histocompatibility antigen, alpha chain H: MRTHSLTFFYTAVSEGVPEFFAESMVDDVQIFYYDSSYGVVIPRQDWANDSTDPQYWETLTHNFKVSQQTLSENMRTLMKHSNQTKGAHTAQMVYRSVPDITLTQRINESSTVTEVSCHVSGFYPPEVKVRWVSDGQGKLEDAVWSGKLLPNQDGTYQIRKTVILYTEELSRHNYSCQVKHSSFPNTKTLKWEHRIMDCSALAELLEVLDSRWETADRKREERYTALIE, from the exons atgc GAACTCACTCCCTGACCTTCTTTTACACTGCTGTATCGGAAGGGGTTCCTGAGTTTTTCGCCGAGAGCATGGTGGATGATGTGCAGATATTTTACTATGACAGTAGCTATGGGGTAGTGATTCCACGACAGGACTGGGCGAATGATTCTACTGATCCACAATACTGggaaacactgacacacaactTCAAAGTGTCCCAGCAGACCTTGAGTGAGAACATGAGAACCCTGATGAAACATTCCAACCAAACCAAGG GTGCTCACACTGCCCAGATGGTGTACAGAT CTGTTCCTGACATCACATTGACACAAAGGATAAATGAGAGCAGTACAGTGACGGAGGTCTCCTGCCATGTATCAGGGTTTTACCCCCCAGAGGTGAAGGTGCGCTGGGTTAGCGACGGGCAGGGGAAGCTGGAGGACGCAGTGTGGAGCGGGAAGCTGCTGCCTAACCAGGACGGAACCTACCAGATCCGGAAGACCGTAATATTGTACACTGAGGAGCTCAGCAGACACAACTATTCCTGCCAGGTGAAGCACAGCAGCTTCCCCAACACCAAAACCCTGAAATGGG aacacaggATCATGGACTGCAGCGCACTagcagagctgctggaggtgctggaTAGCAGATGGGAGACAGCAGACAGAaagagggaggagcgctacactgcACTCATTGAATAG